A stretch of the Festucalex cinctus isolate MCC-2025b chromosome 20, RoL_Fcin_1.0, whole genome shotgun sequence genome encodes the following:
- the LOC144009438 gene encoding uncharacterized protein LOC144009438 isoform X1 codes for MLFATGMSLRSALQPCNWKSAFRRDEGGLGRTRSQQTQDLRTWLDLRFKLLLGSTEGDGSHHAVSPGSPPCSSAPGAEQTLEDRGEARRVDKLTLNRVIFKLMASMRHQEKSHCLVKWMRLQQQVQDLGDQAVSP; via the exons ATGCTGTTTGCGACAGGGATGAGTCTACGGTCTGCACTACAACCATGCAATTGGAAATCTGCCTTTAGACGG GATGAAGGAGGTCTTGGACGAACACGCAGCCAACAGACTCAAGACTTGAGGACATGGCTGGATCTGCGCTTCAAGCTGCTTTTGGGCAG CACAGAAGGGGATGGCTCACACCACGCCGTGTCGCCAGGAAGCCCGCCATGTTCCTCGGCGCCTGGGGCAGAACAAACATTGGAAGACAGAGGAGAAGCTCGCAGAGTCGACAAGCTTACCTTGAATCGCGTCATCTTCAAGCTGATGGCATCAATGCGGCACCAAGAGAAGAGTCACTGCCTGGTGAAGTGGATGCGACTGCAGCAACAG GTGCAGGATCTTGGTGACCAAGCAGTTTCTCCATGA
- the LOC144009438 gene encoding uncharacterized protein LOC144009438 isoform X2 — protein sequence MLFATGMSLRSALQPCNWKSAFRRDEGGLGRTRSQQTQDLRTWLDLRFKLLLGRKPAMFLGAWGRTNIGRQRRSSQSRQAYLESRHLQADGINAAPREESLPGEVDATAATGAGSW from the exons ATGCTGTTTGCGACAGGGATGAGTCTACGGTCTGCACTACAACCATGCAATTGGAAATCTGCCTTTAGACGG GATGAAGGAGGTCTTGGACGAACACGCAGCCAACAGACTCAAGACTTGAGGACATGGCTGGATCTGCGCTTCAAGCTGCTTTTGGGCAG GAAGCCCGCCATGTTCCTCGGCGCCTGGGGCAGAACAAACATTGGAAGACAGAGGAGAAGCTCGCAGAGTCGACAAGCTTACCTTGAATCGCGTCATCTTCAAGCTGATGGCATCAATGCGGCACCAAGAGAAGAGTCACTGCCTGGTGAAGTGGATGCGACTGCAGCAACAG GTGCAGGATCTTGGTGA